Genomic DNA from Filimonas effusa:
TTCGTTCATGATCGTAAAACTCTCACTGGCTTTCTTTACTTGCATTATTCTATGTTGGGTTTAGCGCAAATATACACAAACGTTAGGTAACCTGTACACTTAACACTTATTGTTCTTTGTAATGCACCTCGCTCATACTGCGCAAACGCTCTGCAGCCCACTCCGGCGTTACATCACGCTGCGGATTGGCCAGCATTTCGTACCCCACCATAAACTTCTTCACGGTAGCAGAACGCAGTAACGGCGGGAAAAAGTGCATATGCCAATGCCATTCTGCATGATCACCATCGTTCACAGGCGCCTGGTGCATACCGGCAGAATAAGGGAAGGAGATCTCGAACAGGTTATCGTATTTGGCAGTCAGCTTCTTCAGGATTTCAGCGAACGCCGTTTTTTCCGCATCGGTGAACTGTACAATGGTTTGTACATGCCTCTTGCTCACGATCATGGTCTCATAAGGCCATACCGCCCAGAAAGGCACCAGCGCTACAAAATGTTCTTTTTCGAGCACGATACGCTCTTTCTCCTGCAGTTCAACAGCTATATAGTCGCTCAGCAGGCTGCGGCCTTTTTCTGTAAACCAGTTCTTTTGCTGGGTGGTTTCCTTGGCTATTTCAAGCGGCAAAGAACCCTGTGACCATATTTGTCCGTGTGGATGCGGGTTGCTGCATCCCATGATCTCTCCTTTGTTTTCGAAGATCTGGATGTATTTGATAGCAGGATTTGAAGCGAGATCCGCAAATTCCTTTTTCCAGAGATCGATCACTTTTTCGATCGCAGGCACCGTTAAACGCGGTAAAGTAAGGCTGTGATCGGGCGAAAAGCTGATCACACGGCAAATACCCGCTTCACTTTTCGCTTTTAACAAACCGCCAACATCATAAGTCCCTTCCGGCGTATCGGCCAGTAGCGCAGAAAAATCATTGGTGAATACGAAAGAATCCTTGTAATCGGGGTTTACGCTGCCATCGGCACGGGTATTACCGGGACACAGATAACATTTTTCATCATAAGAAGGACGGTTGTCATCTGGTAAAGTCTCTACCTTACCCTGCCAGGGACGTTTGGTACGATGTGGTGACACCAATACCCAATCGCCTGTCAGCAGGTTCTGTCTTGTGTGGGGATGTTCTTTTACATCAAATTTTTGCATGGTTCAAAAGGCTTACATGGTTAAAATAAAATGGCAATGCAGTCGTTGAAAAGCGTGGCAAAAGTATTTGAAATACCATCATTATGGCATGACTTTTTTACCCTCTTTTTAAAAAGTACCATTATGAAAAATGCAACAGTAAAACAGACCAGCAAGCCGGTTCATACACGTTCCATTAATACCCGTCCCGAAAACAAGGACGATATAGATAGCCGGAAAAACGAGGAATGGGATATCAAAGGCGACGACGTTACACACAATAAACGCCAGACAAAAGCCGACAAGGTGGGAGAGAAAAGTGGTAAATAATAAAAAAGCGCCTGACGGCGCTTTTTTATTTACGTTAACAGCAGCTTAAGGCGCCGTATTTAGTACATTCTGAAGGGTTTTGATGGAACCATCTATAGGGCTGGTGATCTTAAGATCCAGGATCTGCGCTACCAGTGGGTAAACATTTACATTCTCAAAAGAAGGGATCTTAAGATGTTGCTTAAACGCAGGTCCCCAGGCCATGAAAATAGCATGCATATCCTTCACCACGGTAGGATCAAATCCATGATAACCGGGATTAGGCTTTTTGTTCGCAAAAACATAAGGCCATTCCGGTAACAACAGGATATCGCCTATCCTGTCAAATCTGTCATCTTTTTCACCATAATGCAGGTGCGCTGGCATATCCTGTTTACGATAAATTTTATAGTGATTTTCGGGCTTATCAGCCTTTTTCAGCGCCTTGTAAAGCCGGCGGATATCCGTTTTGCTCTTACCATATAACATCAACGTAGTGCCGGAAGAGGACACCATAAACTTGCTGGTATCAATACCCTCCGGCAGCTTTAAAGGCTGCTCCCTGTTAACCGCAGTCATACCATGGTCCGCAACAAAAATGAAGTTTACAGGCAAACCAGTAGACGCCACAGCCTGGGTTAAATTATAAACGATGGAGTCCACAGAAAGAACAGCATGCCTCGTTTCTTCAGCATCAGGACCATAATGATGACCGGCATGATCAGGCTCGGAAACATAAAAGGTGATAAAATGCGGCCTCCTGTCTTCAGGTAGCGACAACCATTCCTTTACAATCCCGATACGCCTGTTCACAG
This window encodes:
- a CDS encoding UDP-glucose--hexose-1-phosphate uridylyltransferase codes for the protein MQKFDVKEHPHTRQNLLTGDWVLVSPHRTKRPWQGKVETLPDDNRPSYDEKCYLCPGNTRADGSVNPDYKDSFVFTNDFSALLADTPEGTYDVGGLLKAKSEAGICRVISFSPDHSLTLPRLTVPAIEKVIDLWKKEFADLASNPAIKYIQIFENKGEIMGCSNPHPHGQIWSQGSLPLEIAKETTQQKNWFTEKGRSLLSDYIAVELQEKERIVLEKEHFVALVPFWAVWPYETMIVSKRHVQTIVQFTDAEKTAFAEILKKLTAKYDNLFEISFPYSAGMHQAPVNDGDHAEWHWHMHFFPPLLRSATVKKFMVGYEMLANPQRDVTPEWAAERLRSMSEVHYKEQ
- a CDS encoding alkaline phosphatase family protein yields the protein MTLKAVVCAVVTSSLLFAANMAHGQRDSLQHITEGRKNSAAAQQQPYVILISADGFRYDYAEKYNAQHLIALGEKGVRASSMIPSYPSVTFSNHYTLVTGLYPSHHGLVSNYYYDRARNTSYAMHDKVKVRDGSWYGGTPLWVLAEQQQTLSASMFWVGSEAAIQDTRPTYYYDYNEGIPVNRRIGIVKEWLSLPEDRRPHFITFYVSEPDHAGHHYGPDAEETRHAVLSVDSIVYNLTQAVASTGLPVNFIFVADHGMTAVNREQPLKLPEGIDTSKFMVSSSGTTLMLYGKSKTDIRRLYKALKKADKPENHYKIYRKQDMPAHLHYGEKDDRFDRIGDILLLPEWPYVFANKKPNPGYHGFDPTVVKDMHAIFMAWGPAFKQHLKIPSFENVNVYPLVAQILDLKITSPIDGSIKTLQNVLNTAP